AATTTGGCCCAGAGAGAGAATAGTTTCCAATTGCTAAAACCTCTACGAGTCTTTCATTTTGGCTTTTAGCTTCTCAAACATCTGTTTGCATGTAACCTTTCCCAGTAAGCATTACGATTTCAACCCAATGTTGACTTATTACATTACATTAAATTAATCTGATATCTCCTATTTCATGCCTAGAGACCTCATCCAGGTTCTACTAATCAGAGCCAGCATCTTTTAcactaagttttttttaaataacactaAGCATATAAGTCTTTGTTTTTCACTAACAGACTGTGAACTAACTCTCCAAACACTAATGAGTTTCAATGAATGCGAAACACATAATAGCTATTATTTAACTATGACTCTTTacataaaaaatatttctgaCCTGGAGCTACCATTGTCAGTAGTATTTAATTTTGGACTACTCTATAATATAGTCCCTCCTGAAAAGAATTGCCTGACAAGCATAGTCTACAGGATTTCATAGATAGCAGTGGTTCAGCAACATCCCAAAGGATATGAATATCATATGTACAGTCTGGAAGTGAGTTCAAGAGATTTCCCTTTGGATGCCATGTCTTCCAAGCCTGTATACAATTGCCTTCCTCCAGGAAACACTATAGGATCCAGAtctaggttttgttgttgttgtttgtttttgtggcttAGTAAAAATAGCCTAGAGCCTAAGCCCTGTTCCCACTAACTTCTCTGGGAAACTAGATGGGAGTTGAGGTCTCAGGCTGTACATTATTTATCTGCTCCATCTATGGGGTCTTGGAGGGTTGTATTGTCCTTGTGGAATAATGAAATAATGGTTCATTAAGGTAAAGACAATGAAAGGGAAGGGCACCCTCTCCTCAATCCATTGGTGTAGCAGATGGAAGAGCGGCATTAAATGTGCCCCAAATTAGTTTACCAAGTAGGAAGTATTAGTACACTTTCCTATAAAAAGAAACGTAAGTAAAAAAGTGAACTTTGGGagttatatttgcatatatagcGTCAAAATGGAAgcaaaatatggtacattttaattatataacTACATATTACAATATAATCACAAATATGacaatgaattaataaatatataatacaagaAAATTTAAGTCCAGAGGACCTTCTCAAAAGGCTCAGGGATCACTGTGGAAGAGGGGGcggaaagactgtaagaaccaaAGGATCAGGGAGTTAGCTGTGAGACTGTGTTCCCTAGGAATGTTAGGAGCCATACCCATCAAGTCTCATCAACATGAGAGCATGAACACTGAACGAAGATGACACCAATGAACATGGCAAAGCAAACTGGTAAAAGTGCATGAGGGCTCAACCTTAAAGAACTGCAAACTTCTTAGGACATCTGGGAGCAGAAGAAATgctctttcccagggaagagcacaccaactgcTCATCCAGTGCCAAATGATCAATTCCAAAACCATACACACAAATGACCTTGCACAGACTTAAcagattatatttaggaatatatacctatatgtatatacatatatccacgGAATAAACATAGTGAAAAAAAGAGGCCTGAATTGGAAGGACAGGAGGGGAGGGTATATGCGACGGTTTGGAGGGAGGACAAGGGAGAAAtgctgtaattatattataatttcaagaatgaaaggaaagacTGAAAATATAGTAGTATTTAGTATTATCTCTCACAGAGACAGGAAGCAATCTGGAGGGATCATGACAGCGAGATCAGATTTTTCTGCATAGAACAAGTCAGAGGACTGGGAAATTCAATAAACTCATCAAAGGCTTCGAACAGACACAAACCGGCCCCAAACTCATGTTCCCAGTTCTGATTTCAATGGCCTTTTCTCTCCAGCAGGCATCTCCTTTCTCCGTGCACACAGGAGTCTGGGTCTCGCTGGGTGAAGCTCTGCTGGCAATGCTGTTGCCAAGGACACGCATCGCCCACCACAGAGTTCACTCACTAGGTAAGGCCATATCCTACTCCACAAACCACCAAAAAGCTGGGAGATGTCAGAGTCTATGAGCCCCACGGGGTCATTTCCCCAGGAGGACTACCAGCTGAGACACTGTCAAGCACATGCTCCATCCCTTCCAGTGACACGAGCAGAAAATACCCATTTACCTTTTAAGAACTGGGAGCACATATGAGGGGCgggagcaatggctcagcagttaagagaacacttgctgttcttccagaggaatcAAGTTAGGTTACCAGCACCCATAGCGAGCAGATCTCAACCACCTATGTATAagtcagtcccaggggatcccaCGCCCTCTACTAACCCCTCGTGTACAGCAAGCACACAGGGCACACGCACACGGGGCACACGCAGACACACTCACACGAAAACAGATCATTTCTTCAAGAAAAGGAACGCATGTCAAATCTTTCCACCACATATTCCCTCAACGCGCATTTCTTAAATGCCACTctcacctgctgctgctgcttgaaACGCACTTAGAGGCAAAGTCTGTGCTTACTAGGCAGTAAAGGCTTTTCGTTGAATTCGCACAACTCTCTGAAGCCAGTGCTTGAGTTACATCCACTTTAAAGGGGGGAAGCCAGGCTCAGAGAGGTGAAGGAGCTGAGCAAGTTCACGCTTCAAATGACACAAGAAAAGCAGCGTGCCTAGCTATGGGGCCTCCCTTGGGGGAGTAGGAACTGACTGACTCATTACTCTTTGGGGCAGGCCAGAAGGAAAGAAACTTCAGCGAGGAAGATGCCTGGGAGAAGCAGGTGGTACTTAGAGAgtggaggatggagggaaggCATTTCAGGCAGAGGAATTTGAGCAGAGAGAAGGAGTGGACAAAGTTCAGAGTGTGCACCGAGGGAAGCGGGTCGAGGCAGGTATGCTGGCTGGCCGGCCTAGAAACCCAGGATCCAACTGCACCATCCCATCTCTCTGCTCCCCATTCCCACCCATTGTCTGAAGCCTGCCAGTGGTCTCCCTTCAaatgcctttctgtctctcagtccCCATGGCAACAGCTCACTTTCATCCAGCTGCTTCTTATTCTAATTGCTTCCTCTGTGGCCTGCCAGGAAGTACTCTGGCCTCCGTGAGGCTGCGCAAATCTAAGTCTGATCTTCTCACTGCCCCCGCTTAATTGACCAGGCGAACACGTAGCAGTGTACAGGCTCTGCGTCTCCTGCGCACTGCTAGCTGCCTTTGcactcccacctcctcccctcacccaCCGCTTTGGTCATTAAGTCTATTCTTCGGGTCCCTGATGGGCCCACGAATTAATTAGCCACACATAAACGCCTTCAGAAAACCAGGCGGGAGGGTGAATGTGCTGTGTAAGCCAAGACAGCCAAGGAGGGCTGGGGTCAGCTGACCTCTTGCAAGACTCTGCCCCGccgcgcccctcccccaccccatcagcCCGCCTTTGGTGAGACTGGAAGGGCCTTCTGCTTGCCAAAACCGATGGACCAATAGGATAATGTGTGCACCTGCCTAGAGCAGACCAACATTCTCTCCTTCGCACAGGACAAACGTCTGCAACCCCCGCCCCCTAGCTGTCTTAACTACCATTGTGGGACTCAAAATGCAGCCCGCTCCTTTTCCTTTCGGCTAGCGGAAGTTCCTGTGCGGGAGAGTCCCACTTCCTCTGGGGTGTTTGGCGTGTGCGTGGCAGGAGAGGCGGGGCCAATGCTGCTCCGGTTTCTCGCGCGCTTGGCGCTGCAGCGAGTGCGGGCGGTGACTGCTTGCGCAAGTCAGCTTGCCTGGGAAAGGTCTTTGTGGCCGAAACGACTGGTTCTTGCCTCAAAGACTTCGCTGGTGTTTGCGGTTCGGCGGGCGTCCCGGCGTAAGATAGCCACTTTTCTCAGACGCTGCAGAAAGAGTTCTCCAAGTGCTGCAGGTTTTCATCGCTTTGCTGGAGCCATGCCTCGGGGACGGAAGAGTAGGCGCCGCCGGAACGCAAAGGCAGCTGAAGAGAATCGCAACAATCGCAAGATCCAGGCCTCAGAGGCTTCTAAGACCCCGATGGCGGCTTCTGTGACCCCCAGCACACCCGAAGAATACCTGAGCGGCCCGGAGGAAGACACAAGCACCCCGGAGAAGGCCTCCAGTACCCTAGCAGAAGCCTCGAGCACTGCCCTAGTGCAAAAGCCTGTTACTCGGAGCAATTTTCAGGGCACCAAGAAAAGTCTCCTAATGTCCATATTAGCCCTCATCTTCATCATGGGCAACAGCGCAAAGGAGGCCCTGGTGTGGAAAGTGCTGGGGAAGTTAGGGATGCAGCCTGGGAGGCAGCACAGCATCTTTGGAGATCCGAAGAAGGTCGTTACAGAAGAGTTTGTACGCAGGGGGTATCTGATTTATAAGCCAGTGCCCCGCAGCAGTCCAGTGGAGTATGAGTTCTTCTGGGGCCCTCGAGCACACGTGGAATCCAGCAAGCTGAAAGTCATGCATTTTGTGGCAAGAGTTCGGAACCGATGCTCCAAAGACTGGCCATGTAACTATGACTGGGATTCAGATGATGATGCAGAGGTTGAGGCTATTCTCAATTCAGGTGCTAGGGGTTCTTCTGCTCCATAGAGAGATCCTAGGCAGACCCTTTGGAGTGGAAAAGAGAATCCAAAGTACTCTATGGAGTAGATAGGCAGGGTCCTGAATTCAAAAGGttgtggagggtggggagggcactGTATTTGGTATTTGTGATCAGTGCTAATTGTTAAACTGCGAAGTAGTGTTTGCTATAGATATTGTAATCTTGTATTCATTTTGTAACACTGTTGATCAAGAGTGACAATATGTTTAAATATGTACTCGAGGAGAagtttatgttattttttttttcctgtcgtTGACATTTGGTATTAACAGCTGTGCTAACCTTATTAAATGAAGTCCTTCTGTCATGTTTTGTGATGGATAGAAAGTGTACCACTGAGAGAGACTGTTCTTTGAAAGTTTGGAATAACAGTACAACGTGAGTGGAGGAAGATAACAGATttgttctgtctttctttgtgtctggTGTCTTGTAATGAAACACATTTGTGATATGCTCACTGCACAAATAGTATAAATAAAAGCATAGTAAACAGaatgttttgttcatttattgtCAACCTGTTAAGTGAGAAACAAATTGAGATGCTGGGCACGGTCCTTAACAGACAGCATCTAGTTTCCTAGAAATTTCAAGActgtgtgggagtgggtgggaaatgGAAATGCAATAAGTGTGGCAGTGAAGGAGGAGGGACTAGGAAGAAGTAAGATGAACTGATGGCATTTTGGGAATAGAACAGGAAAAAGAGAGTATGACAGAATGCTTTAAAATCTAAGGAGCACGTGgagaatacagaaaagaaaagaaagggttgTCAAATTATTTGGTATTGAGTGTGTAATTGGATACTTAACACACCTTGACAGAGGAGGCATTGGAAAAGATGTGGGGtagcaggaagagaaaaggaagagactgAGAAGATCCTTGAGGCTCTTAAActaatattggggttggggagtaAACTTGGAGTTAATGAAGGCAACATGGATATTTAGGACATAGAATGCCTCAATGACCTATTTAGGTATGCTAAGGGAGAAGTACACAACAGGAAAGgactcagaagagggaaagagagccaGGGCATCATAGGAAGGGTGTTGCACTTTACAATGAGACCGTGATACTAGAGTTACCAATACTCGTGATTCAGAGACAATGGGAAAAGGGCTCTGAAACACCTGGATTTCTGATGGTGGAGTAAGCTGAGAGAAGACCTGACATGTAACTTCATACCAAGAGACATACACATTTTCCAGGCACTGGAGTCTCTTGCACTGCACATTGCCCAAaatgctcagtgtgtgtgtgtgtgtgtgtgtgtgtgtgtgtgtgtgtgtgtgtctgtctgtctgtctgtctgcctgcctgcctgcctgtctgcctgccagtctgtttctgttttcaggAGCGAGGTCATATTGCATTCACTTTTCCCCTGAGGTAGTGTAGTAACTGCAAATGTGGCTATCTGGGAGCCTCCTCCCATTCTCCTTAGTGACCTGACTGAGAACATACAAAGAACAACTCACCAGCTCTAGAACTGACCACATTTACCATGAGGAAAGTACTCACAGTAGAGACTGCACTATTCATCTAGGGAGTATGATGGACAGGTGCCTAGCCCAGGCCTGCCACACAAAGTACAGATGCCAAGatactttcttccctccttcactAGAGTCTCACCTGCCTTCTGGCTGATATGAGGCTCAGTCACAGGGTGGAGCACAGGGTGGCAAACAATTTTATGTAAAGCCCAAGGACTCACAGGCAGCAGTTGGCAGGCTAAGGAGACTTTGAGCAGAAGGAGAGACAATGAAGTTTCAGAAGCTCTCAAAACAGACAATGAGTGCCTTCTATGACACAGGAAGTGCCAGAGAAGGCTGGTACAGGTAATCAAGAGGCTTCTCACTGCCCCTGAAGGCACATGTTTGTCAGTCCCTCTCAAGAAGTAGGCAGCCAAGTAACCCAAGGGAGAGGTCACCAGAGAGCTATTTGGGCCAGAACCACCGAAGTGGCAGACCACAGACAAAGCCTGCTTCAGTCTCCACATTCCCAGACTTCCTTCCTCTAGGACAAAATAACATCTGTCATGGCTTGTCATTGCCCACTCCCAGGATCTCTGCCGTCAAAGGAAAGGTGAAGATTCAGCCTCAACCATCAATTCCATGGGGATGGAGACCCACTCCATCTGCTCAATTCATAGAAGATTCCTCTTAGCAGTTCCTCAATTCCAGGAAGGTCAGCTAGGGAGTAGGAACACCTGGAGCAGAAAGGTTTCTCCAACATTTCATGAATGTCAGTGGAGTGTCACATTTCAGCCAGGCCATGATGAACAATGGACCAGTTTTACACACATGACAGCTAGCTCAAGGGCAGATGTGATTTATGTCCATCTAAATGCTGCCTGAAACTGTTGATGGTATCTTGGGAATAAAGATCCAAATGGCTAATATTCTTATCAGTGAATACAGGCCACAAAACCTGATGAAGACCCAGAGAGGGAATACCATTTCCTTATGGGGGACAAGGGAGCAGGAGTGAGCCTGCAGGTGCACTGTACCAGAGATGGAGGCTGGAATCTCATAAGCGACAGCAGGAGGCTGTGTCCTGCTTGTATGTGGAAACAGAGGCTAGGTGACCTACCTGCTTTGCTCAGGAGTGGAAACTCCTAGGATCTAGGCTCGCCTGTCTCCAGGAACAGTCCTCTCACCACACTATTGAAGTAGTAGAAAGGAACCCTTCCTTTGGTGGAGTAAAAGCTGAGGGAGGCAAGATGCCCAGTGGCTGTGAGATGATTAACAGGGAGAGCCAGGCAAGGGACTCCTGGAAGAGGATGAACAAAAGAACATGCTCATGGTAGCATGCAAAAAATTCTTTCAGTCTTCAGTCCCATGGAGATGAGACAGGAAGCTCTGAGTCCTTACCTCAGTAAACCTGAAGACAAAATTGCTTCCATGAAGGTTCAGAAGCTCCCAACACAGATGATGAAGcaatgaaggaagagaaggagtacACACCTGGGCCCAGCAACACTCCAGTGAATGAGGACTTACAACTATCTCAGCTGGAGATAGCAATAGTAGGatagagagaaaaaggaggaagagctggtggaggaaaaggaggaggaggaggaggaggaggaggaggaggaggaacaggtagaggagaagaagaagagagacagacagggaagacagagagagagagacaggggaaaagaaagagaaagagagagagagagagagagagagagagagagagagagcgcaacaGCATCAAGTCGGCCTTTGCCAAGTACCCAAATGATGCCAGGTGCTTCTCTGGCTGTTTCCCTGCAGGATTTCTAATGTGTGTTCCAGGCTATCTGTAGGGGAGATCTCAAGGATAGTACACAACAGCAAATACTCAGATCACTCCCACAGGTCTGGTCCCACTATTGATCCATAACAGCCATGCATGGGACAACAAACCCAGGCAAGACTAAAGTGAGCATCCCACTCCTGCCAGGACAGCCATACTGAGGAGGACACCAGGCCACATTAAGCCTTCAAAGAGTCCTGTTCTGTGTCAGATGCCTTCAAGCCAGGATCATAGCAAACACAGGCTGGAGCAGAAGCACAGGGGTCAGAAATGAGGACAATGCACCCTCCCTGTCCATCTCGATATGAAGAGTGGAAGTGGCACAGATAGTGTCCCTATCTGTGTTCCTGATGGGATTAGGCAGGTTCCCTTATCCTTCTCTGGTGCAAAAGCTCCAAGGTGAACCAATTTATATCATTTTACCTGTGAGGATGCTCTAAATTGTCATCCTTCCACACACAATGTGTGTGCTACATCAGTCCAGGATCCGCCTATGATAAACATGGGTGAACAAAGCTCAATTTCCCTTCTCACCCAGAAATGTGCACaggagaggaagaaacaggaaataagATGTACAACTTTCCAGCAGAGAGTAACAGACTACAGGGGAAGGTGATGGTCACGTTGATTACAGGCAGCAGTGTGATGGGGAGGACCCCAGAGATGTGTGAGAGGGGCCAGATTCCTAGACATGCTGGAACAGCACTTGATGGTTCAACTCAACAGTTTAGGATAGGCAAGATAGACTTCCCTGGACGGCTGGCATGtacgaaagaaaggaagaagaaagggggggggTTCACTTGAGGATATGTAAAGTATGTATCGTTCAGGAACAAGGGACAATGCTTCAAGGCCAGAAACCATCTAGCATCTATCTGTACTTATAGACAGACAGGCCAGTATGTGTGAGTTGAGCATAAAAGAACTGGAGACAAAACCAGAAGCAGCTACAGACCCCAAGTGTGTGTGAAGAAGCAGAGCATTTGGGGGAAACTGGCTCGTGTTTGCACATAAAATGTGCAGAGGACAGGGCAAGGCACTGTGTGGGTTGAGCAGAGGAGAACTGTGACCTGACAGGCCTTACAGAAGGACCACTCATGACACAATGTGTTCAGCATAGAACAAATGCAGTATACTGGGTGGGAACACAGAGAGCAGGCAGGAAGCCAAGAGAGCAAATGGCACTGACACCTTCCTGGTAACAACACTGCATAGGGTATGGTGAGAACAACATAGGCTCTGTCTGCATTCCAGGGAATACCTGCACAGAGATCCTGAGGGACAGGATAGAGCATAGCAGGAAAGGAGCAAGCTGGGGCTCAGGTTGTGCCGTGCAAACCTCACGACCTCACTGCTGATGCCCACTGTTGCTAATAAATGGGCAGTACATCCAGACATGAGCAGTACTACAAGAGAAAATGAGtgttgaggctggagaggtggtcagGAACGAAGACAGCACGTGCTGGATTATGTCCTTCTTTGGTACCCATGTACACTGAGCATGTACTTGCACAAGTAAGTCTGGATTTTGGGTGAACAGTGTCCTCCTTAGGGCTATCAATGCTATGATGCAATATCAAGACATAGGGGGAAAAGGGGGTTATTTGGCTGAAATTTCCACACAGTAGCTCATCACTGAAGAATGTCAGGACAAAAACTCAAACAGGCCTGGAACCTTGAGACTAAGGACAAAAGCTGAGGCCATAGAAAGGTTCTGGTCCCTTACTTGCCCTCCTAGGTTTGCTCACCCTGAATTAActtagaacccaagaccactaaACCAGGTTTCGTAACCACTCCCATTGACTGGGCTCTTCCAAATCAAAtgatagttaagaaaatgccctaaaggcTTGCCTGTATCCTGACCTTATTTTCTCAGTGAACTTCCTCCTCATCAGATGACAGTAgtttgcatcaagttgacatgaaaacAGCCAGCACAAGTGGTCTGGGCTGCAGATATATGGGTACCCTTTGGAGCCAAGATTTGCCTGAGGTGTCCTGAGGGATGCGGGTGGCTGCACAAGGAGAAAAGCAGCAGATAAGGAACAGAGTCCTGAGCAGGCcagcatgaagaagaagaaaggacacTGAGAGCTGAAGCCGTGCACAGCCTGGATGAAGGACAGAGCCAGGCTTGTCCTGAGAAGCATGAAATGTAACTATGTAACTGCACCAAGGAGGCCCCACAGTGCACTGTACTCAGAATGACATGGCCACTGGAGAACAGGCTAAAGACCAGCAGAAAGAAGGGCAGCCATTGCATCTGGCAATGAATACATCTCTGGCCACATTTCTCAGAGCACCTTCATTGCATGGTTGGGAGAACAGTCTGATCCAAACAGATTAATGCTCTAATGGGCGCAGTGTAGCCAAGGACAGTAGAATCATCTTGATGCTGTGTTGCTGGAgtggggagaagagaaaagaggcatGGAGTACGGGAGGAGGGTCAGGAGAAAGTGGACATTGGGGTCAGGTGCCCATGCTGAAGGCAACATGGAGGGAGTGAAGTGGGAGGCTCAGGGCTGGCAGAGAGAACCTGCTAGGAGTACATTTTAATAGGAAAGAGCAAGGCTAGAAGGTAATCCAAGGGTAAACGGTTAGAAGGACCTGGGCAGGATAGAGGCCTGTCTGGCATTCTGGCCCAATTAACTCAGGTGACAGTGCAGCCTCCTGACTGCAGGCTGTGCCTACAGTGCTGAGCACCAGTTCATTGCCAGGACCCCCGACGAGAGACTACTGTTCAAAGATCTATTCTGTGGGTGATAACAAACTTTCCTTTACCAGTGCAGTAGTGTTCCTGGCAGAATTCTTCCCTGGTTGTCTCAGAGAAGGGCTCTCCCAACCATCTAATGTCAGCTCTGAGCACAAGTttcctgggagatctggggtTGCCACTTCCCTCTGTGAGGCCAGGCCCTAGAGAACAGTTGCCACACCTAACGATGGATGCTTTGGGATTCACCTTTGGTGGCAGTAGATGGAAATTATATGTGGTTAGAAAATGCAAGCTGGGAACCATACAAAGTTTTCTAGACCCCGAATAGCATGAGGATCTGGCAGATGTAAACTGACACATGTCCTCTGCAGTTTACATGTCCCAAGTCACGAGCAATGCCTCCTTTGTTGGGAACAGGGCCATTTCTTTTGGAGGCTGCCTATTCTGTGCTGAAGGAAGAATATTTTCCTCATAtgtctccctggctggccagcatTTCTGCATAATCCAGCAAATGAAGCATGGATTTCAAGAAGAAAACTAACTGGGTATCATACGGAGCCCTTGtcattttctctccctttgtCCACCCCCCCTTTCTCTGTTCCTCAGATCTATTCAGTCCAGAAGACTTAGGACTTTTGTAATGCACACTTACAGAGAGACTTGAGTAGACTTCCTGaaaacaaccataaaattactatATCACCATGTATAAAATGTTCTACTTATAACTATTTTATGACTGTCATTTTGTGATTATTATTAATTGTATTGCCAATATTGTTAGAGATAGaggttttccaaagtggttttgaCCTACGGGTCCGGAACACTGATCTAGATCTAGGAAACGTGAGTGGATCTGCTTTAGTAGACTTTGAATATTGGAAATGTTCAAGACCATTTTACAAACGTCCACAAGCTCTGGAAATCATGGAGGTTTGAAATACTGCCCTATTCCTATAAAACGCGTGTTACCTAGCCTAACATTTGTGCCAACACTTTCAAGACTTGGAGGCAAGGTGGTACCAATGCTGATTAGAATAGCAACCACACAATCCTAGGCACACCCTGCTGGAAAGCCCACATCCCTTTGAAGTCTGCTCCTCACTTTGTATACCTTGATTGGATTGATTCTCTGGGCTCAGCCCTTGCCATTTGCATTGCTGATCTCCCTGGTAGGGATTCCCATGCTTGGATCTGGGAGGGTCCCAAAGAGTGACAGGAGCCACCAAGCATACTTTTGTGTATACTAAGTATCCC
The window above is part of the Rattus norvegicus strain BN/NHsdMcwi chromosome X, GRCr8, whole genome shotgun sequence genome. Proteins encoded here:
- the Mageh1 gene encoding melanoma-associated antigen H1, whose translation is MPRGRKSRRRRNAKAAEENRNNRKIQASEASKTPMAASVTPSTPEEYLSGPEEDTSTPEKASSTLAEASSTALVQKPVTRSNFQGTKKSLLMSILALIFIMGNSAKEALVWKVLGKLGMQPGRQHSIFGDPKKVVTEEFVRRGYLIYKPVPRSSPVEYEFFWGPRAHVESSKLKVMHFVARVRNRCSKDWPCNYDWDSDDDAEVEAILNSGARGSSAP